The following coding sequences lie in one Saccopteryx bilineata isolate mSacBil1 chromosome 5, mSacBil1_pri_phased_curated, whole genome shotgun sequence genomic window:
- the TMEM37 gene encoding voltage-dependent calcium channel gamma-like subunit isoform X1 — MRCPRFGSQGVTPNVSRAQRLLGQRRPRRSFFESFIRTFVTVCAALAVVLSSVSICDGHWLLAEDHLFGLWDFCTNANQTGPHCLRDLSQARVPGLAMGMVLARSVGALALVVAIFGLELLMVSQVCEDLHSWRKWALGSILLLVSFVLSSAGLLSFVVLLRGQATLIGFTLMFWCQFAASFLFFLNAISGLHINSITHPWGQLRKF; from the coding sequence GCCCAGAGGCTGCTGGGCCAAAGGAGGCCCCGCCGCTCCTTCTTTGAATCCTTCATCCGGACTTTCGTCACTGTGTGTGCTGCGCTGGCTGTGGTCCTGTCCTCTGTCTCCATCTGTGACGGTCACTGGCTCCTGGCTGAGGACCACCTCTTTGGGCTATGGGACTTCTGCACCAATGCCAACCAGACCGGGCCACACTGCCTCAGAGACCTGAGTCAGGCCCGTGTGCCGGGGCTGGCCATGGGCATGGTCCTGGCCCGCAGTGTGGGGGCCTTGGCTCTGGTGGTTGCCATTTTTGGCCTGGAGCTCCTCATGGTGTCCCAAGTGTGTGAGGACCTCCACTCATGGCGCAAGTGGGCCCTGGGCTCCATCCTGCTACTCGTCTCGTTTGTCCTCTCCTCGGCGGGGCTTCTGAGCTTTGTGGTCCTCCTCCGGGGCCAGGCCACGCTCATCGGCTTCACCCTGATGTTCTGGTGTCAGTTCGctgcctctttcctcttcttcctgaatGCCATCAGCGGCCTTCACATCAACAGCATCACTCATCCCTGGGGCCAGCTCAGGAAATTTTAG
- the TMEM37 gene encoding voltage-dependent calcium channel gamma-like subunit isoform X2 → MTAIAAQAQRLLGQRRPRRSFFESFIRTFVTVCAALAVVLSSVSICDGHWLLAEDHLFGLWDFCTNANQTGPHCLRDLSQARVPGLAMGMVLARSVGALALVVAIFGLELLMVSQVCEDLHSWRKWALGSILLLVSFVLSSAGLLSFVVLLRGQATLIGFTLMFWCQFAASFLFFLNAISGLHINSITHPWGQLRKF, encoded by the coding sequence GCCCAGAGGCTGCTGGGCCAAAGGAGGCCCCGCCGCTCCTTCTTTGAATCCTTCATCCGGACTTTCGTCACTGTGTGTGCTGCGCTGGCTGTGGTCCTGTCCTCTGTCTCCATCTGTGACGGTCACTGGCTCCTGGCTGAGGACCACCTCTTTGGGCTATGGGACTTCTGCACCAATGCCAACCAGACCGGGCCACACTGCCTCAGAGACCTGAGTCAGGCCCGTGTGCCGGGGCTGGCCATGGGCATGGTCCTGGCCCGCAGTGTGGGGGCCTTGGCTCTGGTGGTTGCCATTTTTGGCCTGGAGCTCCTCATGGTGTCCCAAGTGTGTGAGGACCTCCACTCATGGCGCAAGTGGGCCCTGGGCTCCATCCTGCTACTCGTCTCGTTTGTCCTCTCCTCGGCGGGGCTTCTGAGCTTTGTGGTCCTCCTCCGGGGCCAGGCCACGCTCATCGGCTTCACCCTGATGTTCTGGTGTCAGTTCGctgcctctttcctcttcttcctgaatGCCATCAGCGGCCTTCACATCAACAGCATCACTCATCCCTGGGGCCAGCTCAGGAAATTTTAG